gaggagcgtccgagaggagccggaagcggagcaccacttgcgcgtggagaaggcccgtggctctctacggagttactcgaccgtggtgcttggccctcgcgtgggcttccctttgcgtaggggcaccaacgaggattagtcgggaccttgcgtggttccggatacctcggtaaaaataccggcgtcatccacgagagtttgcttctctacttagctctttacattccgcatttatattaagcatttaagtttcaatcttattgccatacttatttagtgtagattgaaacttagcctttacggtagagatagcaacacttagacaaaacctagtttgcacattctagttttgattatttgcataggttttgctctagggatttaattgtggcctagtttagtaaaagttttagaagtcctaattcacccccccctcttaggcgtcacccgtttcctacacataTGACATCTTGGGCCTTGATAACCTACCATATATAAAGTTCActaaaaattctagaaaaataacAAATGCTTATTCCATAAGTGTGTTGAACAAAAATGTTACCTTCTCTAATTGTTGATCATACACATGATGTTAAGCAGAAAAACAGACACCAAGTGTTCCCAACTGCGTTCACTAAAAACACGGATAGAAGGTGAAGCCCCATGACCCTCAGGGTTCCCTGTGTTTTATGAATCAGCAGCAGAAGATTATAGTATATCAATTAGGAAATTAAACAAATAAGCAATTAGAAACTTACATAACTATCTATAAGTTTTCGAAGTCCCAAGTGTAGTGGCCTCCTCTTGTTCCCAATCCCCTCAATGGAGATGAAGCTACGGGGGCGACTTGCCAGCCAGCCTGGCGGACGACATCCTCCATGTCACCCTCGGCACACAAATAGGCGTGCATGGCCTTGGACGGGCTTGGGAACAGCTCGACCACGCACATGAGGAAGTCGAAGTAGCATATCCAGTCACACCACCACATCGTACCACCCATCCAGGCTCTCTAGGTTGTGGACCTCGGACTACGACATTCGGTGTAGTGCACCGCCAAGTTGTTGCCGGTGTCGGACTGGCCAAAGACAAAGTTGTCTGTGCAGAAGATCTGGCCGTAGGGGCCCGTGCGGAAGGCGTCCATGGTGCCAGGTTCAAGGTCCATGAGCACCGATGCGACCGGACTTGCGACGACGGTCGGGGTCGACGACGCAGCGGCTGCGTGTGCGTGGATGAGCGAGGGAGGGGCGCTAAATGCCGGCGAGGATTGGGGGAGCGGTTGCATATCCACGACAGCATGCGCTCCCGCATGTCCACCGCCTTGTGCCACCGCTCCGCGACGGTGAGGGCCAGCGCTCCAAATCCACTGGCGGCGTGGGATTGAGGTCGTCCATCGCATCTAGGTCAGGCTCCAGCCGCCGGAGGTGGTGGCTGCGGCATGGCGAAGGAGGTGAGGAATGGAAGGGGGAGGCGCGGACGATGATCTGATTTAGAGGTGCGGGAGGGGAGAGGGGCAAGGgcgagtggtggtggtggtcgtcgccggcggcggcggcagcggcagcggagGGTCCGGAGCCGGGGCTCGGGAGGCCCCATGGCGCGCTGGCCTACAGCGGGCCGAGCACGAGCGACGGCGGGGACCACCGGGAAAGCGTGCGACGCGAAATCGGCGGACGCGGTCGCGCGTTGGGAGCGCAGCGTGGCAGAACACAAGTGTGGACGCCTACGATAATGTCTTATAGAatagaaatgacattaaaattttctagggtccAAACAATAATTTTTTTCCGAGAAAGggccaaaatgcaaaaaaaatCGGTCGCTTGTAGAGATGGAGCAGGCTGCTTTGAAAGTGCCGAGCCTAGCAGCCCAAGAATGACTGAAGCCATCGTATTTTAACGTTCTGCAGTTTTATTCTTGAAAACAGTGGGTGTGGTCTGGCGGCCTGACCTAATTGATTTTGTGGGGTGTGTCAAGGATTATTGGTAGCCATTAGGCTTGCGGTTTTTTTTTTATAAAATTTTGTTGGTAGATACTAGCAGCTACCTTTGTTTGTGCCTGCCTTTAATGATTGTGGTGTAAAGGTTTGAAATGTgtttctacaactatactaattaaATAAGGTCTATCATAACGTCTACATATGTGATATAGAAACTATAAAAGTGTGTAATACCCAAGTTGTGGATGATAAAAGAGAAGAGTTAATCTCCTTATGTGTATTCTCCTTTTTTTTTCATTAGAACATATGATGAATAAtcatatttaaaatgaataaattAACTAATGAAACATAAAtaatctatgcatcatgttggaggttatttgtttgtgcacttagtaatgataaatatatatatatatataatacttAAGTTGGAGTTTAATCTAATTTGAAATCTAGAATAGAAattcaaaagagaaaagaaaagagaataaaAACAAATAGAAGAAGAAACCTAGCTAGGATGACACCATCGCTTTTGGCCCATCTGTGTTCTCCCTTTTTCCGGCCCAGCATCCCTCACCGCCAGGAGGGCCCCGCAGCACAGCCCAACCAGCCACTGCCTTGCATCCCTCTCCACCCACTACAGGTTGGGGCCCATTGATCAGCCCTTGCGAAAGTAGGATCGGGTTGCAGTATTCGAGAGCTGGGACCTGAGCGCCAGTCTCTCTTCCCTTCTACTCGCGCGCGCGGACTCGCCCCCATGCCACTGCCAGGTGGGGCCGGGTCGCCAGGACTTTCTCCACTGCGCCATCACCTCGCGTCGTCCGGCGAGGAAATCGCAACAACCTCCCGTTTGCTAGCGGGGGTCGTTGGGGTCGGTGGTCTAGGTATATAACCCGATGTAGGGCTCCTCTCGCCGACCTGTAAGGTACCATACAAACTACTGTCGAGCAAACAACCCAGAGcgtttagagagagagagaagccaGGGAGAAGGAGGAAGAGCCGCCGCGGTGGAACGCGTGATTTGGCGTTTCCTGGTCCTAGGTAGGGTGCTCAGGGGAGTCGCCAGGACACGGGCAAGCTTTGGACGCTACAAATTCAGCGAATAACCAACGGGGGTGCGtggaattgctcaccggagcaaaCCCTCCGCCGCCGAACCACCATCCTTCTGAGCAGCGCACGCTAGCGTCCGGTTCCTGGTAATGACCTTTCCTCTCAATTCATGTTTATCTCCGCATCGTGTAGAGTCTGGCCTATTTGTAGTTCGTTCTCCAGAACACCAGGGCTCGGCTCACCGGCGTGCTCCGCCGTGGGGGAAAGAGGGAGCCGCGTCCGGTCGCCGCAGAGAAGGGGAAGAAAGGGGATTGGTCGTGGATCGTGCAACGGACGGCCCAGATTAGAGTTTCATACCGGTTTAGCTGGGATGATCCTGACCGTTGATCGACGGGTGGACGGGCGAGTTTAGATCTAGCAGGTTTTAAATCCGATGCGTTCAAATGCGATCGCGCGGCCAGGGCACGGTACCGTTTCGAGCGCATTGCCAGTCTAATCTGGGTGGCCGAATCTTGATCGGTCGGCCAACGGCTGCCCGTACCCATTCGCGGTGCGCGGATTTACAAATAAGCCCTTATAGTTATGATgattgaacccgccgtccacattGAGACAGAATAGTGCGGAGTGGTCAGTTATGGATTAGACCCTAGACTCTTGAGAATTATGGCCTGCGGTCCAAACAGTTAAAAGAAAATTTGATAAAGTGTGTTTATAAAGTAactagctgaatgcccgtgcattgcaacgggaatatataatatcagtatactacgataacttatatacaaaatgggtgttatatcgttatgagaaaatgttttataACCAATTTGTGATTATGGtcttacataaattttgttatttacaatctatctgtttcaccactacattgcaaccatcagtatcatgcagacttcgatatatattacaatttgtatggtctcatcattggagagcacgtttcacacataccggaagaaatttcctcgtacatcgttagtcatcagacacataccaccatacgcttttgcttaaacaaaaagtcaaagtgtgtgtttgcgaaaagaattaaaggcaagtcggcacaaaagctaccccaacggtggcgaggatgacaaactggtcattgttgtcggtccttctATGCGTCACGTGTTTTAGAGGAAAATTTGATAAAGTGTGTTTATAAAATAATTTATGGGTAAAAATAATTCATTAACTCACGTGTTTTAGAGTATTAAGATTAGCTTAATTAACTACATATCTTGTATGACGCAGGACGCACGCCGTGAACTCGAAGTCCACCGCTCTCTGAGCATCAAGCGCCGGCATCGCTAGGGTTTCACGCCCCCATCCCCCCAGGGCGCCGTCGATCCCGGTCGGCCATCTCCCGGTGCCTGGTAACTGGTAAGCCCCCTTCGCTAGCTGCATATTTCTCTCGCGCATCCCCCCTCACATCTCCGTCTCGGTCCATCTCCTGCCTTCACAGATCGTTAATTTCATCGATGGGTGCCATGGAGGACCGCAGCTCCAAGCAGGCAGGCGCGGGCTTGGTGGCCCACCTCCACGACGACCTCCTTGTGGAGATCCTCTCCCGCGTCCCCGCCAAGTCCATCTGCCGGTTCAAGTGCGTGTCCAAGGCCTGGCTCGACCTCATTGCCGGTCCCGACCACCGTAAGAAGCTCCGCCAACCCATGCAGGGACTCATCTACATGAATCCAGAGAAGGACCGCCACAGCTTCAGCTTCCTGGACCTGCCACTGACAGTAGGATCCGTGCCTCTGGACGTTGCCGACCCTGCAGGCTTCATCTCCTTCCTGACGGAACAGCCTGGGATCCATCGCCTCGTCTTACTGGATTCCTGCAATGGCCTGATCCTATTCCAGCACCTTATGGAGCTGCCGCACTACAACAGTTTGGGCTATGTCGTGTGCAACCCGACCACGAAGCAATGGCGAGCCGTGCCCGAGCCCAACTGCAGCTCCAATGTACCAATGAACTACACATATTTGGCTTTTGATCCGACTGTATCCTCCCACTTCCACCTGGTCCGGTTCAAAAAGAATCGCGAGTACATGGAGCCCATGTCGGTGCATGCTTACTCGTCTAAAACTGGGATATGGACCTATAGCCAAACtgtgaaagaagaagaagaatggcaGAATCAGGTCTACTTATCTATAAGTAATCGATGCGCCTTTGTTAATGGCTTCCTGCATTTGCTAGTTTGGGGCTCGAACAAAATGCAGATACTCATTGTAGATGTACAAGGACGTCCAAGAAGGATGATCAGACTGCCAGACGCGGCTGCTGGTAATTGTGAGGGATGCTACTGTGTTTACTTTGGCCAATCCCAGGGGCATCTGCACTGCATTACTAAACAATTATTCGACTTCAACGAAGAGAAATACGAGCTGTCCATCTGGGCTCTTCAGGATTACGATGCACAAGAGTGGGTGCTGAAGGACACTGTGAGCTCCCTCCAGCTCTTTGGAGGAAATTGCCCCACAAGTGTCGCATTGGAGTTGTACAGCGAGGTGGCCAGCATGCATCTGGATCGCAATGTGGTCTTCTTCTTTTCACACTGTGAACTTAGATTCATAGCATATGACATGGACAGCAAGGAAGTGAGTGTTTTCAGCAGTTCCAAAGCTATACACAGGTGGAAGGTTGGTTGCTATGTTCCTTGTTTCTCACCGGCGCCTCTCAAATAAGCACTACAAGCTATTAGTGCGTCGTCTAATACAAGTATGAGCTGCTAGCAACTTATTAGTTAGACTGTAATAAGGTCAAGTGAAGTATTTCGTCCATGAGTGTTTGGTCTAATTAGTTCCGCAAGCCTGTTGAGGcatttatatatatatgtagtCTATATTTATGGATGCTAGTTAAATTAATGGATACGTTGTATGATTTATGTTTTTGGCTATACATAAGTTATTATATGCATGATTTATATGCTTCCTTTTGTTGGCTGTAGTAACGAGCAGCTCGTTGTTTATGTCGAATTTTGTTTATTTGGTCGATCTTTGGTAAAATCGTCTTCCGTTTCTTGGAAATTTTGCATGCTATGGACCGGTTTCAAATATTATTGCCTGTCGAATTTATATTAGTTCTGCTGGTGCTTGAAGCATTGGCGAGGGAGTTCCAGCTTTGGTTTGGATGGAATCATTGTATATTGGGTGTCAGCTTCTGAGTAAAAAGGTAGTTCCCTCCGATCGACAGAAGTAACATGTTGGACCAGCCTGATAGATTATGGTGGGAGATAGCTATTTCTACATTTCCATAAAACCCAAAGAAAAATTGCACTAATAGTTATTACTAGCTATACGACCAGTTTTTTATGTCAAGCAATAGTTGTCAGCTGCTTGCTGAAACCTTtgaattggctccaaatctttggtTGTATGTTCTTCCTCGAAAAATACCTGAGCATATTCGTGTTGTGCAGCAATGTCATTATCAGGAGCTTGCTCCAGTATGCCAGGAATTTTCTGTTAGAATTCGGCTCCTT
This portion of the Zea mays cultivar B73 chromosome 2, Zm-B73-REFERENCE-NAM-5.0, whole genome shotgun sequence genome encodes:
- the LOC103648241 gene encoding F-box protein At5g07610, coding for MGAMEDRSSKQAGAGLVAHLHDDLLVEILSRVPAKSICRFKCVSKAWLDLIAGPDHRKKLRQPMQGLIYMNPEKDRHSFSFLDLPLTVGSVPLDVADPAGFISFLTEQPGIHRLVLLDSCNGLILFQHLMELPHYNSLGYVVCNPTTKQWRAVPEPNCSSNVPMNYTYLAFDPTVSSHFHLVRFKKNREYMEPMSVHAYSSKTGIWTYSQTVKEEEEWQNQVYLSISNRCAFVNGFLHLLVWGSNKMQILIVDVQGRPRRMIRLPDAAAGNCEGCYCVYFGQSQGHLHCITKQLFDFNEEKYELSIWALQDYDAQEWVLKDTVSSLQLFGGNCPTSVALELYSEVASMHLDRNVVFFFSHCELRFIAYDMDSKEVSVFSSSKAIHRWKVGCYVPCFSPAPLK